One window of the Candidatus Phycorickettsia trachydisci genome contains the following:
- a CDS encoding ankyrin repeat domain-containing protein: protein MQPTFETETTSQENNSGQMDVPYNMDIHASAKAGDIETLKLIVNQGINIDLQDKDGNTPLCIASQNGHKGVVEYLLSKDAKTDLVTIDGDTALHLAAEKGHHEVVKYLLDNRADIEAAQEGVTPLHRAAAGGHYEVVKYFLKKGANIEAKTGNETTPLLWAAENGHSEVVRLLLDNGAEIEVKNCEGYTPLLWAMERDDSETLKLLLEKGANVDATNESGNTLLFLAIEEQGSARLVKLLLDNGANMDVTDKDGNTPLHLAVVGADHEIVELLLDKGADTEALDCEGRTPLVRALDWNPCLGVIKLLLDNGASIDNDSATLLYLATLSDNYEVAELLLDRGADINAMEDGESALHMAVKSGYHKAARFLLDKGANVDAIDSCDKTPLLWAVDRNDAEMVKLLLHAGANTEVTLRDSDTLLHWAIKKDDTEVVKILLDKGVNLDARDNYGKTPMHMAAQMGGIEIMELLLEKGARGDARDNRGEMPIHYAAGMGYEKVVRILLDNGVKVDDTASNSKAALYIAARNGHLEVVELLLNRGAAIDASTMSGKTALHVAVQNGHFGVIEFLLNQGAKIDASTEDGFTSLHIAAQKGYIKVVKFLLNYKANVDVKTINNHTPLHLASVQCHHEVVKCLLDNKAKVDSIDNYGNTSLILAARGSNDGEMCKTMRYLLKAKADVNTQNQDGSTALDYTILEEKSASILILSSEEGAINLNDLNLSKLRNNINSLINVESCNPLEKAMGLLNVLDALTESDKAFAGEIRGIIGAKLVLIIQESITPIIQESIEEIRLEEDNLLQQAIPPQKDILPILKENDNLLKLKRLHESLEKKENVKSLLDNLSPGCLDKLQKSFILAKALEKNVLKLHCNSLKKAAEGFTAKLNETSKSAIQQSKLFDVSNADGAVENITSFLGLKDQGSLLLAFKFTKAEDLDNHSSKRSRHSELCGEAVENDEDIQASKRQKFLDQSVSADSILSCEAVYALNDSGNVDQGSSLHLLGNTHASSGAVLDYDIQN from the coding sequence ATGCAACCAACTTTTGAAACTGAAACAACATCTCAAGAAAACAACAGTGGTCAAATGGACGTGCCATATAATATGGATATACATGCTTCTGCAAAAGCAGGAGATATTGAAACACTGAAACTTATAGTAAACCAGGGAATTAATATAGATCTGCAGGACAAAGATGGTAATACCCCTCTTTGTATAGCTTCACAAAATGGTCATAAAGGGGTAGTAGAGTATCTTTTAAGTAAAGATGCAAAGACAGATCTTGTGACCATAGATGGCGATACTGCTTTACATCTGGCTGCAGAAAAGGGCCACCACGAAGTAGTGAAGTATCTTTTGGACAATCGAGCAGATATTGAAGCTGCACAAGAAGGCGTAACGCCTTTACATCGAGCTGCAGCAGGTGGTCATTATGAAGTAGTAAAATATTTCTTGAAGAAAGGAGCAAATATTGAAGCTAAAACTGGTAATGAGACAACTCCTTTACTTTGGGCTGCTGAAAATGGTCATTCTGAAGTAGTAAGGCTTCTGCTAGATAACGGAGCAGAAATTGAGGTTAAAAATTGTGAAGGATATACTCCTTTACTTTGGGCTATGGAAAGAGATGACTCTGAAACCTTAAAGCTTCTATTGGAAAAGGGAGCAAATGTAGATGCTACAAACGAGAGCGGTAATACTCTGTTGTTTTTAGCCATAGAAGAACAAGGCAGTGCTAGGTTGGTAAAGTTGCTACTAGATAACGGAGCAAACATGGATGTTACGGATAAGGATGGCAATACCCCTTTACACTTAGCTGTAGTAGGTGCTGATCATGAAATAGTTGAGCTACTTTTGGATAAAGGGGCAGACACTGAAGCTTTAGATTGTGAGGGTCGTACTCCCTTAGTTCGTGCTCTAGATTGGAATCCGTGCTTAGGGGTAATAAAGCTTCTATTGGATAACGGAGCAAGTATTGATAATGATAGCGCAACTCTCCTGTATTTGGCTACATTGAGCGACAACTATGAAGTAGCAGAGCTTTTGCTGGATCGTGGTGCTGATATTAACGCTATGGAAGACGGTGAATCTGCATTACATATGGCTGTTAAAAGTGGTTATCATAAAGCAGCAAGGTTTTTATTGGACAAGGGGGCAAATGTTGATGCTATAGATAGCTGTGATAAAACACCTTTGCTTTGGGCTGTAGACAGGAATGATGCAGAAATGGTGAAGCTTCTATTGCATGCGGGGGCAAATACCGAAGTTACGCTTCGTGATAGCGATACTCTTTTACATTGGGCTATAAAAAAAGACGATACGGAAGTGGTAAAAATCCTTCTGGATAAAGGAGTAAACCTTGATGCTAGAGATAATTATGGTAAAACTCCAATGCATATGGCTGCTCAAATGGGAGGGATAGAGATAATGGAGCTATTGCTAGAAAAGGGGGCGAGGGGTGATGCGAGAGATAATCGAGGTGAGATGCCAATTCATTATGCTGCTGGGATGGGGTATGAAAAAGTAGTAAGAATACTTTTGGATAATGGAGTAAAAGTTGATGATACCGCATCAAATAGCAAAGCAGCTTTGTATATCGCTGCCCGAAATGGACATCTTGAAGTGGTAGAGCTTCTTTTAAATCGAGGAGCAGCAATTGATGCATCCACGATGAGTGGTAAGACTGCTTTGCACGTTGCTGTACAAAATGGTCACTTTGGAGTGATAGAATTTCTTTTAAATCAAGGAGCAAAAATTGATGCTTCAACAGAAGATGGCTTTACTTCTTTGCATATTGCAGCACAAAAAGGGTACATTAAAGTAGTCAAGTTTCTATTGAACTATAAGGCAAATGTTGATGTTAAAACAATAAATAATCACACCCCTTTACACCTTGCTTCGGTTCAATGTCACCATGAAGTAGTAAAATGTCTTTTGGATAATAAGGCAAAAGTTGACTCCATAGATAATTATGGCAACACTTCTTTGATCTTAGCTGCACGCGGTAGTAATGATGGTGAAATGTGTAAGACAATGCGTTATTTGTTAAAAGCTAAAGCAGATGTTAATACGCAAAACCAAGATGGCAGTACTGCTTTGGATTATACTATCCTGGAAGAAAAATCAGCGTCTATTTTAATTCTGTCCAGCGAAGAAGGTGCAATAAATTTGAATGACTTAAACTTATCTAAGCTAAGAAATAATATTAATTCCCTTATCAATGTAGAAAGCTGCAATCCTTTAGAAAAAGCTATGGGATTATTAAACGTGCTAGATGCTTTAACGGAATCAGATAAAGCATTTGCAGGAGAAATAAGAGGAATTATTGGTGCAAAACTAGTGTTAATAATTCAAGAATCTATTACTCCAATAATTCAAGAATCTATTGAAGAAATAAGGCTCGAAGAAGATAATTTACTACAACAAGCAATCCCACCACAAAAAGATATTTTACCTATACTTAAAGAAAATGACAATTTGCTTAAGCTTAAAAGACTGCATGAAAGCTTGGAAAAAAAAGAAAATGTAAAAAGTTTATTGGATAATCTATCACCTGGATGTTTGGACAAATTACAGAAATCTTTTATTTTAGCGAAAGCCCTAGAAAAAAACGTTCTTAAGCTACATTGTAACTCACTGAAAAAAGCTGCAGAAGGTTTTACAGCAAAGCTTAATGAAACTTCCAAATCTGCAATTCAACAATCAAAATTGTTTGATGTTAGTAATGCTGATGGTGCAGTAGAAAATATAACTTCTTTTCTAGGTCTAAAAGATCAAGGGAGCCTGCTCCTTGCATTTAAGTTCACAAAAGCTGAAGATTTAGATAATCACTCTTCTAAACGCTCTAGACATAGTGAATTGTGCGGTGAGGCAGTCGAAAATGATGAAGATATTCAAGCTTCTAAACGTCAAAAATTCTTGGACCAATCTGTTAGTGCAGACTCTATCCTTTCATGTGAAGCAGTTTATGCATTAAATGATTCAGGTAATGTAGATCAAGGATCAAGTTTACATCTGTTAGGTAACACGCACGCATCCTCAGGTGCTGTTCTTGATTATGATATCCAAAATTAG